One Helicobacter cetorum MIT 00-7128 DNA window includes the following coding sequences:
- the hemN gene encoding oxygen-independent coproporphyrinogen III oxidase — protein sequence MQAIETTQNIDFEKFSKYSKPGPRYTSYPTAVEFKEGFNEESLKTAFFCHDNLKNPMPLSLYTHLPFCRSACYFCACSVIYTSLEDKKTRYISYLKKELSLLKNAMNTNREVAQFHYGGGTPTFFSPTQLDEITQSIQEVFPNFSKDIEMSCEIDPRHFTKEHMQTLSQKGFNRLSFGVQDFEFEVQKAIHRIQPFEMVKNAVKLARDYGIKSINFDLIYGLPNQTKESFLKTLELVLELNPDRLAVFNYAHVPWVKKTMRKIDETLLPSPKTKLEILEALIRFLEKANYKMIGMDHFAKSDNELYKSLQKSELRRNFQGYTTKKFTQTIGIGLTSIGEGGDYYTQNYKDMQDYEKALDLGHLPVERGVALTKEDVLRKEVIMQMMSNLKLDYSKIEEKFHIDFKTHFKKELEKLKPYEEVGLLCFNSKGFEMTRTGSMLVRNIAMEFDAYLRGGEKQFSKTL from the coding sequence ATGCAAGCAATAGAAACAACACAAAACATTGATTTTGAAAAATTTTCTAAATACTCAAAGCCAGGTCCCAGATATACAAGCTATCCTACCGCTGTGGAGTTTAAAGAAGGTTTTAACGAAGAGAGTTTAAAAACGGCGTTTTTTTGCCATGACAATCTCAAAAATCCCATGCCACTATCGCTTTATACACATTTACCCTTTTGTAGGAGTGCATGTTATTTTTGTGCATGTTCAGTCATTTATACAAGCTTAGAAGATAAGAAAACTCGTTATATTAGCTATCTTAAAAAAGAATTAAGCCTTTTAAAAAATGCTATGAATACGAATAGGGAAGTCGCACAATTTCATTATGGCGGTGGCACGCCGACCTTTTTCTCACCCACTCAGCTAGATGAGATTACACAAAGCATTCAAGAAGTTTTCCCCAACTTTAGCAAAGATATTGAAATGAGCTGTGAGATTGACCCTAGGCATTTTACTAAAGAACATATGCAAACTTTATCTCAAAAAGGGTTTAATCGCCTAAGCTTTGGGGTGCAAGATTTTGAATTTGAAGTCCAAAAAGCAATCCATCGTATCCAACCATTTGAGATGGTTAAAAACGCTGTGAAACTCGCTAGAGACTATGGCATTAAGTCTATCAATTTTGATTTGATTTATGGATTACCCAATCAAACTAAAGAGAGCTTTTTAAAAACTTTAGAATTAGTTTTAGAGTTAAACCCCGATAGATTAGCGGTGTTTAACTACGCTCATGTGCCTTGGGTTAAAAAGACTATGCGTAAAATTGATGAAACCTTATTGCCAAGCCCTAAAACTAAGCTAGAGATTTTGGAAGCTTTAATTAGGTTTTTAGAAAAGGCGAATTACAAAATGATAGGCATGGACCACTTTGCAAAAAGCGATAACGAATTGTATAAATCTTTGCAAAAATCAGAGTTACGCCGTAATTTTCAAGGCTATACCACTAAGAAATTCACTCAGACCATTGGCATTGGTCTTACGAGCATTGGTGAAGGGGGCGATTATTACACGCAAAACTATAAAGACATGCAAGATTATGAAAAAGCCCTTGATTTAGGGCACTTACCGGTAGAAAGGGGCGTGGCACTCACCAAAGAAGATGTGTTAAGAAAAGAAGTGATTATGCAAATGATGAGTAATTTAAAATTAGATTATTCTAAGATTGAAGAGAAATTTCATATTGATTTTAAAACGCATTTTAAAAAAGAATTAGAAAAATTAAAGCCTTATGAAGAAGTGGGCTTACTCTGTTTTAATTCTAAAGGGTTTGAGATGACAAGAACCGGTAGTATGCTTGTAAGAAATATTGCCATGGAGTTTGATGCCTATTTGCGTGGGGGCGAAAAACAATTCAGCAAAACCCTATGA
- a CDS encoding DUF2603 domain-containing protein, translating to MEKLSKKRAMSKLKAQRIIGSLKSQKNRALLKRIGSDEVVLELQNGAFKNNEAWFLTDEEGKSYVVVPDNVISVMADNARKAFEARLRAELERDIITQGPIDFEDVREVSLHLLENLRQKDGNLPNINTLNFVKQIKKEHPNLFFNFDNMFKQRPNFTEDAFMDSDEESF from the coding sequence TTGGAAAAACTATCTAAAAAAAGAGCGATGTCCAAGCTTAAGGCACAGCGTATCATAGGCAGTCTAAAATCACAAAAAAATAGAGCTTTACTTAAAAGAATTGGCTCTGATGAAGTTGTTTTAGAATTACAAAATGGAGCTTTCAAAAATAATGAGGCTTGGTTTCTTACTGATGAAGAGGGCAAAAGCTATGTGGTAGTGCCAGATAATGTGATTAGTGTTATGGCAGATAATGCTAGAAAGGCATTTGAGGCAAGGCTTAGAGCAGAATTAGAAAGAGATATTATCACTCAAGGGCCGATTGATTTTGAAGATGTGCGTGAAGTTTCGTTACATTTATTAGAAAATTTACGCCAAAAAGATGGGAATTTGCCTAATATCAATACTTTGAATTTTGTCAAGCAGATTAAAAAAGAGCATCCTAATTTATTTTTTAACTTTGATAACATGTTCAAACAACGCCCCAATTTCACTGAAGATGCCTTTATGGATAGCGATGAGGAAAGTTTTTAA
- the aroC gene encoding chorismate synthase — MNTLGHYLRLTTFGESHGDMIGGVLDGMPSGIKIDYELLENEMKRRQGGRNIFTTPRKEDDKVEIVSGVFENFSTGTPIGFLIHNKRPRSKDYENIKNLFRPSHADFTYFHKYGIRDFRGGGRSSARESAIRVAGGAFAKMLLKEIGIVCENGIIEIGGIKAKDYDFNYALKSEIFALDKNQEIAQKEIIQNAKKNHDSIGGVALIRARSLKKDYKLPIGLGEGLYAKLDAEIARVMMGLNGVKAVEIGKGIESSQLKGSEYNDLINKKGFLSNHSGGILGGMSNGEEIIIKVYFKPTPSIFKPQKTIDIHNNECECLLEGRHDPCIAIRGSVVCESLLALVLADMALLNLGSKIEHLQAIYKGN; from the coding sequence GTGAATACCTTAGGGCATTATTTAAGGCTCACTACCTTTGGAGAATCGCATGGGGATATGATAGGGGGAGTATTAGATGGCATGCCTAGTGGGATTAAGATTGATTATGAGTTATTAGAAAATGAAATGAAACGCCGTCAAGGGGGGCGTAATATTTTCACTACACCACGAAAAGAAGATGATAAAGTAGAGATAGTAAGCGGGGTTTTTGAAAATTTTAGCACCGGCACACCTATAGGGTTTTTAATCCATAATAAAAGACCTAGAAGCAAGGATTATGAGAACATTAAAAACCTTTTTAGACCTAGCCATGCAGATTTTACTTATTTTCACAAATATGGCATAAGGGATTTTAGGGGTGGGGGAAGAAGTTCAGCTAGAGAGAGTGCTATAAGAGTGGCTGGTGGGGCGTTTGCTAAAATGCTTTTAAAAGAAATTGGCATTGTTTGTGAAAATGGGATTATTGAAATAGGGGGCATTAAAGCAAAAGATTATGATTTTAACTACGCCTTAAAAAGTGAAATTTTTGCCCTAGATAAAAATCAAGAGATAGCTCAAAAAGAAATCATTCAAAACGCTAAAAAAAATCACGATAGCATAGGGGGAGTGGCTTTAATTAGGGCTAGAAGTTTGAAAAAAGATTACAAACTTCCTATAGGTCTTGGCGAAGGACTATACGCTAAATTAGACGCTGAAATCGCTAGAGTGATGATGGGGCTTAATGGGGTTAAGGCGGTTGAAATTGGCAAAGGTATAGAAAGCTCTCAATTAAAAGGTTCAGAATATAATGATTTAATTAATAAAAAGGGTTTTTTGAGTAATCATAGTGGGGGGATTTTAGGAGGAATGAGTAATGGCGAAGAAATTATTATCAAAGTGTATTTTAAACCCACACCAAGCATTTTTAAACCCCAAAAGACTATAGATATTCACAATAATGAATGCGAATGCCTTTTAGAAGGTAGGCATGACCCTTGTATTGCTATTAGGGGTAGTGTGGTGTGTGAGAGCTTGCTTGCTTTGGTATTAGCGGATATGGCGTTATTAAATTTAGGCTCAAAAATAGAGCATTTGCAAGCGATTTATAAAGGGAATTAA
- a CDS encoding (Fe-S)-binding protein has product MSENIFEKVGETCVKCAKCVPTCTIYRIHKDESTSPRGFLDLMRLNAQNKLKLDTNLKHILETCFLCTTCVETCPFHLPIDTLIEKAREKIAQKYGIAWYKKSYFSLLKNRQKMDKVFSTMHFLAPCVFKQIGEDSLEPRIIFKGLFKRFKKTSLPPLNKKSFLQMHANNIKPLENPIQKVAIFIGCLSNYHYQQVGESLLYILEKLNIQAIIPKQECCSAPAYFTGDKDTTLFLAKKNIELFESYLEEANAIIVPEATCASMLIKDYYKVFLGEKNEKEFLKRLEKITPKIYLASVFLDKCTQLKNLLEKIPQKKQGEEQETITYHDPCHARKTLKAYQEVRNLLSTHYEIKEMQDNEKCCGFGGITMQTDKAEFSSKAGLLRAKDITDTQAKIVSAECGACHMQLNNALKTLDKNKSPQFLHPLELIAKALKEI; this is encoded by the coding sequence ATGAGCGAGAATATTTTTGAAAAAGTAGGGGAGACTTGCGTTAAATGCGCTAAGTGTGTGCCAACTTGCACCATTTATCGCATTCATAAAGATGAGAGCACTTCGCCTAGGGGATTTTTGGATTTAATGCGATTAAACGCTCAAAATAAGCTCAAATTAGACACTAATTTAAAACATATTTTAGAAACTTGTTTTTTATGCACCACTTGTGTGGAAACTTGCCCCTTTCATCTACCTATAGACACTTTAATAGAAAAAGCTAGAGAAAAAATCGCTCAAAAATATGGCATTGCTTGGTATAAAAAATCCTATTTTTCACTCTTAAAAAACAGGCAAAAAATGGATAAAGTGTTTTCTACAATGCATTTTTTAGCCCCTTGTGTGTTTAAGCAAATAGGGGAGGATAGCTTAGAACCTAGAATAATCTTTAAAGGCTTATTCAAACGCTTTAAAAAAACTTCTCTTCCCCCCTTAAATAAAAAAAGTTTCTTACAAATGCATGCAAATAATATTAAGCCTTTAGAAAATCCTATTCAAAAAGTGGCGATTTTTATTGGTTGTTTGAGTAATTACCATTACCAACAAGTAGGGGAGAGTTTGCTATATATTTTAGAAAAACTCAATATTCAAGCCATTATTCCTAAACAAGAATGTTGCTCTGCACCAGCGTATTTTACCGGCGATAAAGATACCACGCTTTTTTTAGCTAAGAAAAACATTGAATTGTTTGAAAGCTATTTAGAAGAAGCTAATGCGATTATTGTGCCTGAGGCTACATGCGCAAGCATGTTAATAAAGGATTATTATAAAGTCTTTTTAGGCGAAAAAAATGAAAAGGAGTTTTTAAAGCGTTTAGAAAAAATCACGCCTAAAATTTATCTTGCAAGCGTGTTTTTAGATAAATGCACGCAATTAAAAAATCTTTTAGAAAAAATCCCCCAAAAAAAACAAGGGGAAGAGCAAGAGACTATTACCTACCATGACCCATGCCATGCAAGAAAAACCCTAAAAGCCTATCAAGAAGTGAGAAATCTATTAAGCACTCATTATGAAATCAAAGAAATGCAAGACAATGAAAAATGCTGTGGCTTTGGGGGGATTACGATGCAAACAGACAAAGCAGAATTTTCTTCAAAAGCAGGACTTCTTAGGGCTAAAGATATTACAGACACTCAAGCAAAAATTGTGAGTGCAGAATGTGGGGCATGCCATATGCAACTTAATAATGCCCTAAAAACTTTAGATAAAAATAAAAGCCCACAATTTTTACACCCCCTAGAATTAATCGCTAAAGCCTTAAAAGAGATTTAA
- a CDS encoding outer membrane protein has protein sequence MKKFVVFGALCLSVALLNNLVAAESNIEKHLDKPEDHKKKVKGEKDAWYVGISYQVGQASESVRNPERGNHYNIRQFPVGKTDYLAVMQGIGLTVGYKQFYGAKRWFGMRYYGFMDYGHSNFGGGALTGWDNNVCDPQSVQAGTPCGINNPKDGNVPSNSTRFNNISDMFTYGVGIDTLYNVINRENASFGFFFGAQIAGNSWGNTLGSLVEAKDTRYKHQSASIDPAIFQFLFNLGMRTHIGKHQGFDFGVKIPTINVYYFNEGGLNVKYRRQYSIYVGYRYNF, from the coding sequence ATGAAAAAGTTTGTAGTGTTTGGAGCGCTTTGTCTGTCAGTGGCATTATTAAATAACCTAGTGGCAGCAGAAAGTAATATAGAAAAACACCTTGATAAGCCAGAAGATCATAAGAAAAAAGTAAAAGGCGAAAAAGATGCATGGTATGTAGGGATTAGCTATCAAGTGGGTCAAGCCTCAGAGAGCGTGAGAAACCCAGAGAGAGGAAATCACTACAATATTAGGCAATTTCCTGTAGGCAAGACCGATTATTTAGCCGTTATGCAAGGTATTGGGCTTACTGTGGGTTATAAGCAGTTCTATGGTGCTAAGCGTTGGTTTGGTATGCGTTATTATGGCTTTATGGACTATGGTCATTCTAACTTTGGTGGTGGTGCTTTAACAGGTTGGGATAATAATGTGTGCGACCCACAATCCGTTCAAGCCGGCACGCCATGTGGTATCAATAACCCCAAAGACGGCAATGTTCCTAGCAATAGCACACGCTTTAACAATATCTCTGATATGTTCACTTATGGTGTGGGTATTGATACCCTCTATAATGTTATCAATAGAGAAAATGCAAGCTTTGGCTTTTTCTTTGGTGCGCAGATTGCGGGTAACTCTTGGGGGAATACTTTGGGGAGCTTGGTAGAGGCGAAAGATACTCGCTATAAACACCAATCAGCGAGTATTGACCCTGCGATTTTCCAATTTTTATTCAACTTGGGTATGCGCACCCATATCGGCAAACATCAAGGTTTTGATTTTGGTGTGAAAATTCCTACCATTAATGTTTATTATTTTAACGAAGGTGGTTTGAATGTCAAATACCGCCGTCAATACAGCATTTATGTAGGTTATCGCTATAATTTCTAA